The Bacillaceae bacterium IKA-2 DNA window GCATTGTCAATTTAAGGCTGGAGAAGAGGACTTAGGTCATTCAATAAACGATGATTATGATCAGACTGAAAAGGGTCAAAAGTCCGGTGATGCTTGGTCAATCACGTTTGACGAGTTTAAAGAAATGGTTTCAAAATACACATTTGAATATGTTTCTGAATTATCAGGTGTCCCAGCCGCCGATCTTGAAACTTTAGCAAAGGAGTTTGCTGATCCTAATAAGAGAATTATGTCAACATGGACAATGGGGGTCAATCAACATACTCGTGGGACATGGATGAACAATTTAATTTATGATATTCATTTACTTTCAGGGAAAATTAGTCAGCCGGGAAGCGGACCATTTTCATTAACAGGTCAGCCTAGTGCTTGTGGAACTGCTCGTGAAGTTGGCGTATTTTCACACCGATTACCTGCAGACTTAGTAGTAACTAATCCAGAGCACCGTCGCTTTAGTGAGATGATTTGGAACTTACCCGAAGGTTATTTAGATGCGATTGAAAAACCTGGTCTTCATACTATGGCGATGTTCAGACAGCTTGGAAATGGAAATGTAAAATTCCTTTGGAGTATGTCTAACAACTGGGCCCAAACGTTACCAAAAACAAATCGCTTTCGTGGAATTGATACTGATGGTAAAGGTGTGATTGACGGATTTATCGTTGTTTCTGAAGTTTACCCAACACGTTCAACAGAAATGGCAAATGTTGTCTTTCCAGCAGCAATGTGGGTAGAGCGTGAAGGCATGTTTGGTAATGCTGAACGTCGTAACGCCATTTTTGAAAAGTGTCAAGAACCGCCCGGAGAAGCTAAATGGGATATTTGGGCAATGGTTCAAGTAGCAAAGCGTGTCCTTGATGGCAAAAAAATTGGCGACAAAGATTCTTTTGATGTTGTCTTCGGTAAATACGGCCCTGATATTTGGGATTATGAGAAAAATGATCTTATTGATGACCATGAAGTATGTGTAAGGCTATGGGAAGAATATCGCGAGTTTAGTACACCACACTTAAATGAAAATCCAGCTATTCGTGAGCTCGGTCATAAATTAAAGACAAGTGCGAAAGAATTAGCGCCTTACGATGAGTATTTAAAGCAACATGGTATGCGTTGGCCAGTTCGTGAAGTAAATGGTGAATGGATGGAAACCAAATGGCGTTATGCCCATGGTAAGCAAGAAGACGGCTATGATCAAATCGGTGTTGAAACGTTTGGTGAAGTAGGTCGATATAAAAATCTTGATTTTTATAAATCAAATGATCATAAACCAACAGTTTTCTTTAGACCATTTGAAGATGCTCCTGAAATACCAGATGAAGAGTATCCGATCTGGTTATGCACAGGACGTGTTCTCGAACACTGGCACAGTGGCTCAATGACGCGACGTGTTCCTGAGTTACATCGCGCTGTACCAGAAGCGTTATGTGAAATCCACCCGGATGATGCTGCTGCGATTGGAATTCAAGATAAAGATTGGGTATACGTTGAGTCTCGTCGCGGAAAAACAAAAGTAAAAGCAACTACAACTGGCCGCGGCAAGCCACCAAAAGGGTTAGTATTTGTTCCGTTCTTTGCTGAAGAGGTAATGATTAACGATACGACGTTGGACGCATATTGTCCAATTTCAAAACAACCGGACTATAAAAAATGTGCTGTCAAAGTATATAAGGCATAGGGAGGAATGAAGATGAAAAAATCAAATTATTTTTTATTTGCAGCTGCTATAGCGATATTAATCTTTGCCTCTGTCATTGGTGTATCTTTGATTAGCGACTCATCAAAGGAAACAGCGCAACCAAAACAAGAGAAAGAACAAGAACCAAAGCAGGAACAACCAGCAACAGCAATAAACTTGCCACAGTTAACTGAAGAGCGTGCAGATGCAGCAACGATGGGTTTAATCTCGGCACCTACATTACAACCAGTTGACCATCTCGGCAGATGGAACCCACAACTTGGTAAAGATAGTTGTTTAATGTGTCATCAAGATTCAGCAGCAACTGGAGCAAGAGAAATACCAATAGATCATTTCGTAGATGAAGATCGAAGCGAAGGAATTTTCGGACCAAGAAATCAGTGTATAACGTGTCATGGTCTTGATTCAGGCGATACCAAGCCAGCATTTAATAGAGAAAACTAAATTTTCAACAATGGAGGTGTATGATGGTTATTTCAGGATTTATGCTAATTACAGTAAAAGGCAAAACGGATTTAGCAATTGAACAACTACAGAAACTTCCAGGTGTCGAAGTTCATCTTGTTGAGCAAGGCGTTAAAGTGGTCTTAACTCTAGAGGCTCCTTCTGTTGATGAAAGTTATCGTATTGGTGAGGCGTTCAAAGAGATTGATGGAATTGTTTCGATCTGTCTTGCTTACACTCACTTTGAAGATGATCCAGCAATGGAACATAAAAGAGTTGTGATTAAGCAATGATAGAAAAATTGAACCGTAGAGAATATCTTAAGGAGAATTTCCGTTCTTCCTTTCAGTTTCTAGGGTCAATCATTGGAGCTTCCCTTGAGCAAGAACGAAATTTTATCCGTCCACCAGGTGCAGGAGATGAACTAGGATTTCTTACCTCATGTACTCGCTGTGGAGTTTGTGCAGAAGTATGTCCTCACGATACAATAAGTCTTTTTTCAGCGGATTATGGAGCAAAGTTAGCTGGGACACCTTTTATCAACCCAAATGAAGTTCCTTGTACATTTTGTAATAAGTGTATTACTCATTGCCCTACAGGAGCTTTAGAGGAAATTGGTCCAAACGAGAAACTAGGGATGGCTGAAGTTGTTGAATTTAACTGTTTAGCTTTTAAGGGGACAATGTGTGACTATTGTGTTAGAGCTTGTCCTTTAGGAACTGACGCATTAACGCTTGAAGATGGAAAACCAAAAGTAATTGAAGCAAATTGCAACGGTTGTGGTCTCTGCGTTAGTGCTTGTATTCAAACATTTAAAGGCATTTACGTAAAAATTATAGAAGCATAAAATGAGTAGGGAATGACCATAAAAAAGTCATTCCTTTTTCTTACTATTATTTTCCGGCATGAAGAAACGGGAAAACTGTTATTATTTTCTTTTAAAACTGTGCTAAAGATGTCACAAAAAATCATTGAAAGATAATGTATAGTTGTAGAGAATCGATATTTAAAGTAATTAGTGAAAAAAATCAATTTTCTGCGAGCAGTTACTTTTTATTAAAACTATATTCCTCCTATGGAAAGAGGGGTTATCAATGGATATAAGATCTTTCACTAAGTATTGTTCTCGTTCGCTAATCAAAGGAATAATAGTTGGCTTAGTTACTTTAGTTGGGGCTTCATTTGGGCATTCGTTAGCTTTAATGATTGGCATTAACATGTCCAATCCCATTATTTTTTTAGACGAATTATCTAGTACACTTTTATTTTTGAGCATGATTACTGTGACAGCTATTTTAATAGGTGAATTATTTAAACAATTAAATCAGCCGTTTACAGAACGAGTAATTTCAATATTTATGTATCATTTTTTCTTTTTTTACTTCCTGCGAATGTTCGATGGCTTTTTATCCAGTACAAAGTCGTTTAGTTTCTATGAAATTCTTGGACATATTTTGGCTGCTATATTTTTTTCCATCGCTGTAGCACTACTATGGAAACCGATGAACGAGCAAAGTAGTTTAGTTGAAAAATCAACAAATTATTTTAAATTCAAGAATTTGAAAAAATGGTTGATCGGTTATGTTGTTGCATCGATAAGCTTTGCGTTAATATATTATTTAACCAATTGGCTTATTTTACCTTTTATTGAACCTTTTTATAGTGATTTAGGGAATAATTATGGAAGAGATATTTATAATTTTTATCACTTGCTTTTCGCTAAGCTAATCGTTGGTGGTTTGTTTGTGCTAGTGTTAATGCCCATTTTTGTTTTATCGACGATGTCAAAAACTTCGCTTCTTTTCTGGATTGGATTCCCGATTTTCGTGCAAGCTGCAGTCTATCCTACTAGTGTTGAGGTTTGGTTACCTTTAGGTATTAGGTTTCCGTTTTTAATTCAACAAATGGTAATTACTTACTTTATGGCAATTATGTTAGTGCAATTATTTTACTTGCCTAGCGAAAGTGATGTTATTGACGATCAGTTTAAATGGATGTATTAAAACTACCTAAACTTTCACAGTTGGGTAGTTTTTCATTTCCTCTCAAAAAACAACTATGGTATTGTTAGAGTGATACTTTAGTAACGGAGTTGGAAAATATGTTTGAAAAAAAATTACATTCGCTTTCACCAATCGATGTCTTAAAAAAATATTATGGTTACGACAGATTTAGACGAAATCAAGAAGAAATTATTACATCTATATTTGAAAGAAAAGACACTTTTTGCATTATGCCCACAGGCGGCGGGAAATCGGTCTGCTATCAAGTGCCGGCAATTCTTTTGAAAGGACTAACGATTGTTATTAGTCCATTAATCTCTTTAATGAAAGATCAAGTTGATACTTTGACTAGTAATGGAATACCAGCAGTTTATTTAAATAGTACAGTGACTTATTCAAATCAAGAACTTATTATGAAGGATATTAGACAAGGAAAATATAAACTTGTTTATGTCGCACCAGAGCGGCTCGATTCTAATCAGTTTTTACATTTTTTGAAACAGTTACCAATCGAGTTTATTGCCATAGATGAAGCCCACTGCATTTCCCAATGGGGACATGATTTTCGTCCAAGTTACAGAAAAATAGGGGCTTTAATTGAACAGCTATCACCTCGTCCGGTAATTGCGGCTTTTACTGCGACGGCGACAAAAGAGGTTGCTGAGGATATTAAAAGAGGACTAGCACTTCAATCTCCTTTATCGTTTGTTTCTGGTTATGAAAGGGAAAACCTAGCTTTTTCTGTCGTGAAAACAGGTAACAAGAGGAAGTATTTACTAGATTTTTTAAAGCGTTACAAAGGCGAAAGCGGAATAATTTATACTGCCACTAGAAAAGATGTCGAAAGCTTACAGCTCTTTTTAGCTAAAAATGGGATTCAGGCAGTTACCTATCACGCGGGCATGGCTGAGCGTGTCCGTAATGACCATCAAGAAAAATTTATTTATGATGATGAAAAAATAATTATTGCCACAAACGCATTTGGAATGGGTATTGATAAATCAAATGTTCGGTTCGTGATCCATTATCAACTACCTAAGAGCATGGAGGCTTACTATCAAGAAGCCGGCAGGGCTGGGCGAGACGGAGAAAATAGTGAATGCATCGTATTCTATACTAGTAAAGATGTCCAAACACAAAAGTTTTTAATTGAACAGTCACAATCAGACGAAGAGCGGAAATCACGTGAATATCGAAAACTGCAAATGATGGTAGATTTTTGTCATACGACAAAATGTTTACAAAGCTTCATTGTTGCTTATTTTGGGGACATCCTAGAGCGAGAGTGTAGTAAATGTTCAAATTGTTTATCGGATTTCGAGGAAATTGATGTCACGATTGAAGCACAGAAAATTTTTTCTTGTGTTGTTCGAATGAAGGAAAGATTTGGTGTTACCCTAATTGCTCAAGTTCTTAAAGGATCTCAAAATAAACGAATTAAACAATTGAGCTTAACGGAATTAAGTACATATGGAATTATGAACAAAAAAACGGAAAAAGGAATTAGTGAACTGATTCAACTTTTGATCGCTGAAGGCTACTTAGGATTAAAAAACGGTCAATATCCTACTGTAAGAATGACTGAAAAAGCTGCTGATGTCCTAAAGAATGGTTCAAAGGTTTTACAGAAATTAAAACCGGTTAAAAAAGAAGCGGTTGTTCACAGTGAACTTTTTGAACTGCTTCGCCAGATCCGAAGAGATATAGCTGAAAAGGAAAAGCTACCACCGTATATTATCTTTTCTGACGCAACATTAAGAGAAATGTGTCAGTATTACCCTAAAACGAAACTAGAAATGCTCCAAATCAAAGGAGTAGGGGAAGTAAAGTATGAGAAGTATGGGCAAGTATTTTTAAATGAAATAAGTCAGTTTTCAGAATGATTTATAGTATATTAGCCAAATTTTAGGTAAAAATATAACTAGCTTCTAAAAGGAGGGCTGGTTAATGGAAATGGATATGAGTGTCAACGAGGTTATTACTTCAATTAATCAATTACGTTCAGACGGTCAAGTTCTCGCCAAGAAAAAAGTTAAGAAGTCTCATCCTGAGTTAATGAGAAGTGCACTTCATTACTTCCCGAGCTGGGAGCATGCGATTAAAGAAAGTGGTATAGAGTAAAAAAAGATAAGAGCAAAGAAACTCTCTCGTTTTATGCTCTTATTTTTTTTTGATTCCGGGTATTTAAAAGCTCTAAATGGTATTCAAGTTTAAATTACTATTTTAGGAATAATTATCTTAACTTCCAAATTTAGAGATGGTAGAATAGAAGTTAATCTAAATAAATGAATTTCATTCAAATAGATTTTAATGAGCATAAAATTTTATAAATGGGGTGCTTATATGGGGAAAGTAAAAATAGTTACAGATTCGACACCAGATGTTCCAAAAGAAGATTTAGTAGCATTAGGGGTTGAAATTGTCCCGTTAACAATAACAGTTGATGGAAAGTCGTATATTGATGGTGTTGATGTTTCGGCAAAAGATTATATTCCGTTGTTGAAATTAGCGAAGGAAATTCCGAAGACGTCGCAACCTGCAGCAGGAGTTTTTACAGAAGTTTATGATCGCCTTGGTGCTGACGGAAGTGAGATTATCTCAATACATATTACTAGTGGTATGAGCGGGACAGTTAATTCAGCTCAAACTGGTGCTGAATTAAGTAAGGCGAAAGTTACAGTAATTGATTCTAAATTTATTTCTTTTGCGTTAGGATTTCAAGTTATTGAAGCAGCTAAACTAGCCAAAGCGGGTAAGTCGGTGGCTGAGATAATTAGCAGAATAAATGAAGTGAAAGAAAATTCAGCCTTATATCTGATGGTCGATACATTGGATTATTTGTTAAAAGGTGGCAGGATTGGCAGAGGTAGAGCATTGCTAGGTTCTATACTAAAAATAAAGCCAATTGCTTCGTTAGCAGATGGGGTGTATACACCGGTATCAAAAGTGAGAACCTATCCGCAATTAATTAAATATTTAACAAAACAACTAGAAACAGAAACAACTAATAAAACGATAAAAGCGGTTGGAATCGCGCATGCAGACAATTTTCAATTAGCAACTCAGTTAAAAGAAGCAATAACAAAGGTTTCTGGATTTTCAGATATAAAAATTGTTGATACAACGCCAATTATCAGTACACACACAGGTCCAGGTGCAATAGCTTTAATGTATTTTGCAGAGTAGGGAATGAGACGATGCAGCTAAATTAGTAAAAGTAAAATGCATTGATAGTTATGAAAATGTTTTTTCTATAAAAAAATATATAACAAAAACAGGAGCTACTACGCACTTAGAGTAAGCTCCTGTTTTTTTGCGGAGAACATCAAATTTTTGTGTCTGTCTAGCTCAAGCACCTTGCTTACAAGCCTTAACCTGTTGGCACCCGTTTTTTTGGCTTCTTTGATTTGGCTATATCGACTTCTTCATCTGCTATTTCTTGATTATAAACACTTTCAGTTGGAGTGCTATTGTTTTTGGAAGCAGCGTTACGAAAATGTTTTCGTTTAGTCATCGAAGATACCCCCTATTTACCATAAAGCTCTTGTTCAGCCATTTGAACAAGTCGCTTCGTGATTTCTCCACCAACTGAACCATTTGAGCGAGAAGTATCGTCTGCATTTAATTTTACACCAAATTCTTGGGCAATTTCATATTTCATTTGATCTAGTGCTTGTTCTACACCAGGAACAAGCAATTTATTTGTATTTGACATTTTAA harbors:
- the recQ gene encoding DNA helicase RecQ, yielding MFEKKLHSLSPIDVLKKYYGYDRFRRNQEEIITSIFERKDTFCIMPTGGGKSVCYQVPAILLKGLTIVISPLISLMKDQVDTLTSNGIPAVYLNSTVTYSNQELIMKDIRQGKYKLVYVAPERLDSNQFLHFLKQLPIEFIAIDEAHCISQWGHDFRPSYRKIGALIEQLSPRPVIAAFTATATKEVAEDIKRGLALQSPLSFVSGYERENLAFSVVKTGNKRKYLLDFLKRYKGESGIIYTATRKDVESLQLFLAKNGIQAVTYHAGMAERVRNDHQEKFIYDDEKIIIATNAFGMGIDKSNVRFVIHYQLPKSMEAYYQEAGRAGRDGENSECIVFYTSKDVQTQKFLIEQSQSDEERKSREYRKLQMMVDFCHTTKCLQSFIVAYFGDILERECSKCSNCLSDFEEIDVTIEAQKIFSCVVRMKERFGVTLIAQVLKGSQNKRIKQLSLTELSTYGIMNKKTEKGISELIQLLIAEGYLGLKNGQYPTVRMTEKAADVLKNGSKVLQKLKPVKKEAVVHSELFELLRQIRRDIAEKEKLPPYIIFSDATLREMCQYYPKTKLEMLQIKGVGEVKYEKYGQVFLNEISQFSE
- a CDS encoding alpha/beta-type small acid-soluble spore protein: MSNTNKLLVPGVEQALDQMKYEIAQEFGVKLNADDTSRSNGSVGGEITKRLVQMAEQELYGK
- a CDS encoding DegV family protein; this encodes MGKVKIVTDSTPDVPKEDLVALGVEIVPLTITVDGKSYIDGVDVSAKDYIPLLKLAKEIPKTSQPAAGVFTEVYDRLGADGSEIISIHITSGMSGTVNSAQTGAELSKAKVTVIDSKFISFALGFQVIEAAKLAKAGKSVAEIISRINEVKENSALYLMVDTLDYLLKGGRIGRGRALLGSILKIKPIASLADGVYTPVSKVRTYPQLIKYLTKQLETETTNKTIKAVGIAHADNFQLATQLKEAITKVSGFSDIKIVDTTPIISTHTGPGAIALMYFAE
- a CDS encoding 4Fe-4S dicluster domain-containing protein; the protein is MIEKLNRREYLKENFRSSFQFLGSIIGASLEQERNFIRPPGAGDELGFLTSCTRCGVCAEVCPHDTISLFSADYGAKLAGTPFINPNEVPCTFCNKCITHCPTGALEEIGPNEKLGMAEVVEFNCLAFKGTMCDYCVRACPLGTDALTLEDGKPKVIEANCNGCGLCVSACIQTFKGIYVKIIEA
- the napA gene encoding nitrate reductase catalytic subunit NapA: MELTRRSLLKAAAISSAMIAAGCTKKASPEPIEPEQDPVEVEALSIEPDAWKTTVCRYCGTGCGVLVGVKDQKVIAVKGDPDNRSSRGLNCIKGYYLGKVLFGEDRLTKPLIREDNSKKGTMDGFREASWDEALDLVANKIRENHDKDPNSVAFWGSGQQTIHEGYASVKLWKVGLQSNNIDPNARLCMASAVAGFMTTFQSDEPMGCYDDLDEADVFVTWGANMAEMHPVLYSRLTARKLSDPNVKHYDLTTYHTRTSETADSVMVFRPQTDLAIANCIVNYLLETDSYDQQFVDEHCQFKAGEEDLGHSINDDYDQTEKGQKSGDAWSITFDEFKEMVSKYTFEYVSELSGVPAADLETLAKEFADPNKRIMSTWTMGVNQHTRGTWMNNLIYDIHLLSGKISQPGSGPFSLTGQPSACGTAREVGVFSHRLPADLVVTNPEHRRFSEMIWNLPEGYLDAIEKPGLHTMAMFRQLGNGNVKFLWSMSNNWAQTLPKTNRFRGIDTDGKGVIDGFIVVSEVYPTRSTEMANVVFPAAMWVEREGMFGNAERRNAIFEKCQEPPGEAKWDIWAMVQVAKRVLDGKKIGDKDSFDVVFGKYGPDIWDYEKNDLIDDHEVCVRLWEEYREFSTPHLNENPAIRELGHKLKTSAKELAPYDEYLKQHGMRWPVREVNGEWMETKWRYAHGKQEDGYDQIGVETFGEVGRYKNLDFYKSNDHKPTVFFRPFEDAPEIPDEEYPIWLCTGRVLEHWHSGSMTRRVPELHRAVPEALCEIHPDDAAAIGIQDKDWVYVESRRGKTKVKATTTGRGKPPKGLVFVPFFAEEVMINDTTLDAYCPISKQPDYKKCAVKVYKA
- a CDS encoding nitrate reductase cytochrome c-type subunit: MKKSNYFLFAAAIAILIFASVIGVSLISDSSKETAQPKQEKEQEPKQEQPATAINLPQLTEERADAATMGLISAPTLQPVDHLGRWNPQLGKDSCLMCHQDSAATGAREIPIDHFVDEDRSEGIFGPRNQCITCHGLDSGDTKPAFNREN
- a CDS encoding chaperone NapD, yielding MMVISGFMLITVKGKTDLAIEQLQKLPGVEVHLVEQGVKVVLTLEAPSVDESYRIGEAFKEIDGIVSICLAYTHFEDDPAMEHKRVVIKQ